From Roseburia hominis, the proteins below share one genomic window:
- a CDS encoding carbohydrate ABC transporter permease has product MNWKAKKNLTSGVIHIFLILGSLCMLIPFVWMILTAFKTKTESISVNPFYIFPAHGWHVENFVEVWNSYNFALLYKNTLIMIALRVLCACLTATMAGYAFARLKFPFKRVFFALILIQMMVPGQIYIIPQYLIISKLHMMNTQFALVFPGIVTAYGTYLCKQGYQSLPISLEEAAELDGCSIGRRFLSIMLPLTRSSLVSLGIFTALFAYKDLMWPMIVCPRTESTTLTAALAKLQGQFVSNYPQIMAGAVLAVIPMLILYLIFQKQFVEGIATSGGKL; this is encoded by the coding sequence ATGAATTGGAAAGCAAAGAAAAATCTGACTTCCGGTGTGATTCATATATTCCTGATTCTTGGTTCTTTGTGTATGCTGATACCGTTTGTATGGATGATTCTGACGGCGTTTAAGACCAAGACTGAATCCATTTCCGTCAATCCGTTCTATATTTTCCCGGCGCATGGCTGGCATGTTGAGAATTTCGTTGAGGTATGGAATTCTTATAATTTTGCTCTGCTGTATAAGAATACGCTGATTATGATTGCTCTGCGTGTTCTCTGTGCCTGCCTGACTGCGACAATGGCCGGGTATGCCTTTGCCAGACTGAAATTTCCATTTAAGAGGGTGTTTTTTGCTCTGATACTGATTCAGATGATGGTGCCCGGGCAGATTTATATTATTCCCCAGTATCTCATCATCTCCAAACTCCATATGATGAATACACAGTTTGCATTGGTATTTCCGGGTATAGTTACCGCTTATGGCACTTACCTGTGCAAACAGGGATATCAAAGTCTTCCTATTTCACTGGAGGAAGCAGCGGAACTGGATGGCTGCAGCATTGGACGGCGCTTCTTGTCGATCATGCTGCCGCTTACCCGATCCTCCCTGGTGTCGCTTGGAATCTTTACCGCTCTGTTTGCGTATAAGGATCTGATGTGGCCGATGATCGTATGTCCCAGGACTGAGAGCACAACGCTGACAGCGGCGCTGGCGAAACTCCAGGGACAGTTTGTAAGTAATTACCCGCAGATTATGGCCGGTGCTGTACTGGCAGTCATTCCGATGCTGATTCTTTATCTGATTTTCCAGAAACAGTTTGTGGAAGGAATTGCAACGTCGGGCGGAAAACTCTAA
- a CDS encoding sugar ABC transporter substrate-binding protein yields the protein MRTRKRILAVLLVMVMTAAMAVTGCGSGDSGDGSASDKTITVAFWDNNQLAGLKEIADEWSKTSGYKVEFTAPDWGSYWTMLEAGVSGGEMPDVFWMHSNNADKYMAADVLLDLNDYIEEDDAIDMDNYFKGIADLYNMDGVQYAIPKDHDTIAVIYNKKIFDKYGVGYPSEDWTWEDFAAAAQEISDKGKADGVYGTYCNVSSNQDGWYNIIYSYGGEVITPDRKASGLDEPATIEAMKFVAEKILPACPPPDSMASTGGDTMFLSGLVGMICQGSWAVNNFYTADNASDYAWALLPYADVNGNGQCEPSERCSIYNGLGWSISAQSEKADAAWSLISAFTSEEGQKKQSELGITMAAYEGCSDAFAEAFDGMDISPFVDIEEKGTLVFRPYSKSMALWDQDISDALVDVWSNPETMEDTLKQLAVQMNKRIAEE from the coding sequence ATGAGAACGAGAAAAAGAATACTTGCAGTGTTACTGGTTATGGTAATGACTGCAGCTATGGCTGTGACCGGCTGTGGGTCTGGCGATTCTGGCGATGGCAGCGCATCTGACAAAACCATTACTGTTGCATTTTGGGACAATAATCAATTGGCAGGACTTAAGGAAATTGCCGATGAATGGTCCAAGACCAGTGGTTATAAGGTTGAGTTTACAGCGCCTGACTGGGGCAGCTATTGGACTATGCTGGAAGCAGGTGTATCTGGAGGCGAAATGCCGGACGTATTTTGGATGCATTCTAATAACGCTGATAAGTACATGGCGGCGGACGTACTGCTGGATCTGAACGACTATATCGAGGAAGATGATGCGATTGATATGGACAACTATTTTAAGGGTATTGCAGATCTGTACAATATGGACGGTGTGCAATATGCCATTCCCAAGGACCATGATACTATCGCCGTTATCTACAATAAGAAAATCTTTGATAAGTACGGCGTAGGCTATCCTTCCGAGGACTGGACCTGGGAAGATTTTGCAGCAGCGGCTCAGGAGATTTCTGACAAGGGTAAGGCAGACGGCGTTTATGGCACCTACTGCAACGTATCCAGCAACCAGGATGGCTGGTATAATATCATCTATTCTTACGGCGGAGAGGTTATTACTCCGGACCGGAAAGCCTCCGGACTTGATGAACCGGCTACGATTGAGGCGATGAAGTTTGTAGCAGAAAAAATTCTTCCGGCCTGCCCGCCACCGGATTCTATGGCTTCCACGGGCGGCGACACTATGTTCCTCTCTGGGTTAGTAGGAATGATTTGCCAGGGATCATGGGCAGTCAACAACTTTTATACAGCGGATAATGCCAGTGATTATGCCTGGGCGCTGTTGCCTTATGCGGATGTGAACGGCAATGGTCAGTGTGAACCCAGTGAGCGCTGCTCTATCTACAACGGTCTGGGATGGAGTATTTCCGCACAATCGGAGAAAGCGGATGCGGCATGGTCTCTGATCTCTGCTTTTACCAGCGAGGAAGGACAGAAGAAACAGTCAGAGCTTGGTATCACTATGGCGGCCTACGAGGGCTGTTCGGATGCTTTTGCTGAAGCTTTTGACGGAATGGATATCTCACCTTTCGTAGATATTGAAGAAAAGGGAACGCTGGTTTTCCGTCCCTATTCCAAAAGCATGGCTCTTTGGGACCAGGATATATCAGACGCACTGGTCGATGTATGGTCCAATCCGGAGACGATGGAAGATACGCTGAAGCAGCTCGCTGTGCAGATGAATAAGAGAATTGCGGAGGAATAA
- a CDS encoding AraC family transcriptional regulator yields the protein MRTVKYTNSIDFKCLEDLNEPSREITPVHMGKEDCKAYHAFSGTRDEYIIHFILSGRGFYSANGNTWPLSAGQMFLIYPDEPVVYCADKNNPWTYVWVGFRGLGADTILRNCGFSKSHLVHTAPDLEKYMCCFDDFFEHITLSFTDGLYRESILLKLFAILSDHHKHLALENKQEKTDYSNNVYVNFAIDYINEMYMQDISVSDIADKIGITRSHLNYAFQKELNISVQKFLIDFRMHKAANLLVSTTMSIKEISNHVGYKDQLVFSKAFKKKFGLSPKSYRTHTDELEIREGRP from the coding sequence ATGCGTACCGTCAAATATACAAACAGTATTGATTTTAAATGTTTGGAAGATTTAAATGAACCCTCCAGGGAGATTACCCCGGTGCATATGGGAAAAGAAGACTGCAAAGCCTATCATGCCTTCTCCGGTACCCGCGATGAATATATTATTCATTTCATTTTGTCGGGAAGGGGATTCTATTCGGCTAATGGCAATACATGGCCGCTCAGTGCCGGACAGATGTTTTTGATTTATCCTGATGAACCTGTTGTTTACTGTGCAGACAAAAATAACCCCTGGACTTATGTGTGGGTCGGTTTCAGAGGACTCGGAGCTGACACCATATTAAGAAATTGCGGTTTTTCCAAAAGCCATTTAGTTCATACGGCACCTGACCTTGAAAAGTATATGTGCTGTTTTGATGATTTTTTTGAACATATTACCTTAAGCTTTACTGATGGTCTTTACCGTGAATCCATTCTTCTTAAATTATTCGCCATTCTTTCTGACCATCACAAACATCTTGCTCTGGAAAATAAACAGGAAAAAACGGATTATAGCAATAACGTATATGTGAATTTTGCAATAGATTATATCAATGAAATGTATATGCAGGATATCAGTGTATCTGATATTGCAGATAAGATCGGAATTACCCGTTCTCATCTAAACTATGCGTTTCAAAAAGAACTCAATATTTCTGTTCAAAAATTCCTTATTGATTTTCGTATGCATAAGGCAGCTAATCTCCTTGTCAGCACTACTATGTCCATCAAAGAGATTTCAAATCATGTAGGTTACAAGGATCAGCTTGTGTTTTCCAAAGCATTTAAGAAAAAATTTGGATTGAGTCCAAAAAGTTACCGAACTCACACAGATGAACTGGAAATAAGAGAGGGCAGACCCTGA
- the fucO gene encoding lactaldehyde reductase, giving the protein MANRIMLNETSYHGAGAIAEIANEAKAHGFQKAFVCSDPDLIKFHVTSKVTDILDKEGLAYQIYSDIKANPTIENVQHGVQAFKDSGADYIVAIGGGSSMDTAKAIGIIIANPEFEDVRSLEGVAPTKKPCVPIIAVPTTAGTAAEVTINYVITDVERKRKFVCVDPHDMPIIAVVDPDMMSSMPKGLTAATGMDALTHAIEGYTTKAAWEMTDMFHLKAIEIISRSLRDAVAGTPEGREGMALGQYIAGMGFSNVGLGIAHSMAHTLGAVYDTPHGVACAMMLPIVMEYNQECTGEKYREIARAMGVKGVDDMTQEEYRKAAIAAVRQLSEDVGIPAKLEAIKEEDLQFLADSAYADACAPGNPKDASVEDLKGLFREIM; this is encoded by the coding sequence ATGGCAAACAGAATTATGCTCAACGAAACTTCTTATCATGGCGCAGGCGCAATCGCTGAGATTGCAAATGAGGCGAAAGCGCACGGATTTCAGAAAGCATTCGTATGCTCCGACCCGGATCTGATCAAGTTCCACGTTACTTCTAAAGTAACCGATATTCTTGACAAAGAAGGGCTTGCTTACCAGATTTATTCTGACATCAAGGCAAATCCTACCATTGAAAATGTACAGCATGGCGTACAGGCTTTCAAAGATTCCGGTGCGGACTATATCGTAGCGATTGGCGGAGGCTCTTCCATGGACACTGCTAAAGCAATTGGCATCATCATAGCGAATCCGGAATTTGAAGATGTGAGAAGTCTTGAGGGCGTTGCTCCTACCAAAAAACCGTGTGTACCGATCATCGCAGTTCCCACCACCGCCGGAACCGCTGCTGAGGTTACCATCAACTATGTCATCACGGACGTGGAAAGAAAACGGAAATTTGTATGTGTTGACCCGCATGATATGCCGATCATCGCAGTAGTTGACCCGGATATGATGTCTTCTATGCCCAAAGGGCTTACCGCCGCGACCGGTATGGACGCTTTGACCCACGCGATCGAGGGTTATACCACGAAAGCTGCATGGGAAATGACTGATATGTTCCACTTAAAGGCAATCGAGATTATCTCCAGATCTCTTCGTGACGCAGTGGCTGGTACTCCGGAGGGGCGCGAAGGAATGGCTCTGGGACAGTACATCGCGGGAATGGGATTCTCCAACGTAGGTCTGGGAATCGCTCACTCCATGGCTCACACTCTGGGCGCTGTATATGACACGCCGCACGGTGTTGCCTGTGCAATGATGCTCCCGATCGTTATGGAATACAACCAGGAATGTACCGGTGAAAAATATCGTGAAATCGCAAGAGCAATGGGCGTAAAAGGTGTAGACGATATGACGCAGGAAGAGTACAGAAAAGCTGCAATAGCGGCAGTGCGCCAGCTTTCTGAGGATGTGGGAATTCCGGCTAAGTTGGAAGCGATTAAGGAAGAGGATCTGCAGTTCCTCGCTGATTCTGCTTATGCTGACGCTTGTGCACCGGGGAATCCGAAGGATGCTTCTGTGGAAGATCTGAAGGGGTTGTTTAGGGAGATTATGTAG
- a CDS encoding DUF624 domain-containing protein has product MNLYGRFLGNDSTFGRVMTKWGMVIAINILFVISCIPFFTIGAAAVAMYYAVFEILNSETPVNPFRAYFKGLRKQFLPATVSWLAFVGVIALGTVNLQICEQAGGWIQYLSTGVIAVLVASVIVMVYLLPVFAVFSGKMTEKIKLSVCIAMSHPLKMLLILLLHAVPLVIVYVDKVNRPTYAFISAFFGFGLLAYVIGKMLVPLFKPYFNIMEAD; this is encoded by the coding sequence ATGAATTTGTACGGAAGGTTTTTAGGAAATGATAGCACTTTTGGAAGAGTCATGACAAAATGGGGGATGGTCATTGCGATCAATATTCTCTTTGTCATAAGCTGTATTCCGTTTTTCACCATCGGTGCGGCGGCAGTGGCTATGTACTACGCTGTATTTGAGATTTTGAATTCAGAAACGCCGGTTAATCCTTTTCGGGCGTACTTTAAGGGGCTGCGAAAGCAGTTCCTTCCGGCGACGGTATCCTGGCTGGCCTTTGTGGGGGTCATCGCACTGGGCACTGTCAATCTGCAAATCTGTGAACAGGCAGGCGGTTGGATTCAATATTTGTCCACCGGCGTAATCGCAGTGTTGGTGGCATCAGTGATTGTGATGGTATATTTGCTCCCGGTTTTTGCAGTGTTTTCCGGGAAAATGACCGAGAAAATCAAGCTGTCGGTCTGTATCGCTATGTCACATCCATTGAAGATGCTCCTGATTCTGCTTTTACATGCAGTACCGCTCGTGATTGTATATGTTGATAAAGTCAACAGACCAACCTATGCGTTTATAAGTGCGTTTTTTGGATTTGGATTGCTTGCATATGTGATTGGAAAAATGCTTGTGCCGTTATTTAAGCCGTATTTCAATATAATGGAAGCCGACTGA
- a CDS encoding alpha-galactosidase, whose product MSIHYDSERGGFILTTRNTTYQMQISSLGHLLHLYYGRRMEGSMEHLYIPQDCGFSPNPYELRLEKSWSLDLLPQEYSGASAGDYRLSSLNLVTEEGVWGTDLRYLKSEILPGKYRVSGMPSAFDCGDEAETLSITLKDSVSSLEVELLYGVYEQQDVITRAVRLTNTGTTPVRLEKAASVCLDIPFGEWDMIHFIGRHTMERQMKRIPLTGGIQTVASRRGTSSHQHNPFVIICDPSATEDFGDCYGLMLVYSGSHRTDIEVDQRGLLRAVSGIHDEQFCWKLEPGEHFDTPEVLLTFTHQGLTHLSQTYHRFIRRNICQSKFTYARRPVLINNWEATYFDFDAGKILDIARQAEELGVEMLVLDDGWFGKRNDDNAGLGDWFVNTSKLPDGLEPLITQVNAMGLKFGLWVEPEMVNEDSDLYRAHPDWALKVPGRGPAMSRNQLVLDLSREDVVDWLYKTLSGLLRQYHIEYIKWDMNRSIADVYSRLLPPDRQGEVLHRYVLGLYRLLDRLTTEFPDVLFEGCSGGGGRFDAAMLAYSPQIWCSDNTDAIERLSIQYGTSFGYPVASMGSHVSACPNHQTGRNTPLGTRAVVAMSGTFGYEMDLNTLTEEEKQQVREQIKRFDEYYDLIQNGDYYRLDHGKENHYFTAWQFVSSDRNESLVNVVITWPRNNMNPICLRVKGLDPKAAYVVERQEAFGCETRTYQTLSGKRKQQYSGAALMYGGYMLPPMFGEYPSVQIYLKKVSERRDSNDF is encoded by the coding sequence ATGAGTATTCATTATGACAGTGAGCGGGGAGGTTTCATTCTGACTACCCGCAATACTACCTATCAAATGCAGATCAGCAGCCTGGGTCATCTTCTCCACCTTTACTATGGACGAAGGATGGAAGGGAGCATGGAACATCTTTACATTCCCCAGGACTGTGGATTTTCTCCCAATCCCTATGAACTCCGTTTGGAGAAGAGCTGGTCGCTGGATTTACTGCCCCAGGAATATAGCGGGGCCAGTGCGGGGGATTATCGTCTCAGTTCCCTCAATCTGGTTACTGAGGAGGGTGTCTGGGGGACAGACCTTCGCTATCTTAAGTCTGAGATACTGCCCGGAAAATACAGGGTGTCCGGTATGCCCTCGGCTTTTGACTGCGGCGATGAGGCGGAGACGCTTTCCATCACTCTGAAAGATTCTGTCAGCAGCCTGGAAGTTGAATTGCTTTATGGCGTGTACGAACAGCAGGATGTTATCACCAGGGCCGTTCGGCTGACCAACACCGGCACAACGCCTGTCCGATTGGAAAAGGCAGCTTCGGTTTGTCTGGATATCCCTTTTGGTGAGTGGGATATGATCCATTTTATCGGCAGACATACGATGGAGCGTCAGATGAAACGGATACCGCTGACAGGCGGCATCCAGACTGTAGCCTCCCGTCGCGGTACTTCAAGCCATCAGCACAATCCGTTTGTTATCATTTGTGATCCGTCCGCGACAGAGGATTTTGGAGACTGCTATGGTTTGATGCTGGTTTACTCCGGCAGTCACCGGACGGATATCGAGGTGGATCAGCGTGGCTTGTTGCGGGCAGTCTCCGGTATTCACGATGAACAGTTCTGCTGGAAACTGGAGCCGGGAGAGCATTTTGACACGCCGGAGGTACTGCTGACCTTCACCCATCAGGGACTTACCCACCTGTCGCAGACGTATCATCGATTTATAAGAAGAAACATTTGTCAGAGTAAATTTACCTATGCCCGCCGTCCGGTTCTGATCAACAACTGGGAGGCTACCTATTTTGATTTTGACGCCGGAAAAATCCTGGATATTGCGCGTCAGGCCGAAGAACTGGGGGTAGAGATGCTGGTATTGGATGATGGCTGGTTTGGTAAGCGAAATGACGATAACGCCGGACTGGGGGACTGGTTTGTCAACACATCGAAACTTCCTGACGGCCTGGAGCCGCTGATCACGCAGGTTAACGCTATGGGTCTGAAGTTTGGCCTGTGGGTAGAGCCGGAGATGGTCAATGAAGATTCCGACCTCTATCGGGCGCACCCGGACTGGGCGCTTAAGGTTCCGGGGCGCGGGCCGGCTATGAGCCGCAATCAACTGGTATTGGACTTGTCCAGAGAGGATGTGGTGGACTGGCTGTATAAAACGCTTTCCGGCTTGCTGCGCCAGTATCATATTGAGTATATCAAATGGGATATGAACCGCAGTATAGCAGACGTCTATAGCCGTCTGCTGCCTCCTGACCGGCAGGGGGAAGTCCTTCACCGGTACGTGCTGGGCCTCTATCGTCTGCTGGACCGGCTGACTACAGAATTTCCCGACGTGTTGTTTGAAGGATGCTCCGGCGGCGGAGGCCGGTTTGATGCGGCTATGCTGGCTTACTCCCCGCAAATATGGTGCAGTGATAATACGGATGCAATTGAGCGATTGTCGATTCAGTATGGCACATCCTTCGGATATCCGGTTGCCTCTATGGGGTCCCATGTCTCTGCTTGTCCCAACCATCAGACGGGGCGGAATACGCCGCTGGGGACACGGGCGGTTGTGGCAATGTCCGGCACCTTTGGGTATGAGATGGACTTGAATACACTGACGGAAGAGGAGAAGCAGCAAGTCAGAGAGCAAATTAAGCGGTTTGATGAATATTATGATTTGATTCAGAACGGCGACTATTATCGCTTGGATCACGGAAAGGAAAACCATTATTTTACTGCATGGCAGTTTGTTTCTTCTGACCGGAATGAGAGCCTGGTTAATGTTGTGATAACCTGGCCCCGCAACAATATGAATCCAATATGTCTCCGGGTGAAAGGCCTGGATCCTAAAGCTGCTTATGTAGTGGAAAGGCAGGAGGCTTTTGGCTGTGAGACAAGAACTTATCAGACCTTATCGGGAAAAAGAAAACAGCAATACTCCGGTGCTGCACTTATGTATGGCGGATATATGCTGCCTCCTATGTTCGGAGAGTATCCCAGTGTGCAGATTTATCTGAAAAAGGTGTCAGAAAGAAGGGACAGCAATGATTTTTAA
- a CDS encoding sugar ABC transporter permease: MKKKMTKKARIEAVWGLCMIAPTIIGLLVLNYYPICETVYQSFCKTGDFGKGNEFIGVTNFVNLFQDAEVFSTLFNAAKYTVFSLPATVFLSLVLAVLMNRKMIGRSAYRTIFFLPMVCAPAAVAMVWKWMFNQDYGLLNHMIGAKINWVTDPKVAMIAIVIVGVWGALGNNMILLLGGLQDIPKDYYEAAAVDGSTGVHSFFHITIPLLSPMLFFIIQTGVMGSLNLFDLPFMIMDKTSRAWPSVKTISYLFYEYAFEQSNRGYGAAIVMFLIAIIGVLTVVLQKTEKMWVHYD, from the coding sequence TTGAAGAAAAAAATGACAAAGAAAGCCAGGATAGAGGCTGTTTGGGGGTTGTGCATGATAGCGCCGACGATCATTGGTCTGCTGGTACTGAATTATTATCCGATCTGTGAAACCGTATACCAGTCGTTTTGCAAGACAGGTGATTTCGGAAAGGGCAACGAGTTTATCGGGGTAACGAATTTTGTCAATTTGTTTCAGGATGCGGAAGTATTCAGTACATTGTTTAACGCTGCAAAATATACGGTATTTAGTCTTCCGGCAACTGTTTTCCTGTCACTGGTGCTTGCAGTGCTGATGAATCGCAAGATGATTGGCAGAAGCGCGTACCGCACGATCTTTTTCCTGCCGATGGTCTGTGCTCCTGCGGCTGTCGCTATGGTATGGAAATGGATGTTCAACCAGGATTACGGCCTGCTCAACCATATGATTGGCGCAAAGATCAACTGGGTCACAGACCCGAAGGTTGCGATGATCGCGATCGTAATCGTAGGCGTTTGGGGGGCGCTTGGCAACAATATGATTCTGCTCCTGGGCGGTCTTCAGGATATTCCGAAGGATTACTACGAAGCAGCTGCCGTTGATGGCTCTACCGGTGTACATAGCTTTTTCCATATTACCATTCCTCTGCTCAGTCCTATGCTGTTTTTCATAATCCAGACGGGTGTTATGGGTTCTCTGAACCTGTTTGACCTGCCCTTTATGATCATGGACAAGACCAGCCGGGCATGGCCGTCTGTCAAGACCATCAGCTATCTGTTTTACGAGTATGCCTTTGAGCAGTCTAACAGAGGTTACGGCGCGGCAATCGTTATGTTCCTGATCGCCATTATCGGTGTGCTCACTGTTGTTCTTCAGAAGACTGAAAAAATGTGGGTTCACTACGATTAA
- a CDS encoding MATE family efflux transporter, whose amino-acid sequence MKNETKNQITEGIIWRQLLVFFFPIVVGTLFQQLYNTVDAIIVGRFVGKQALASVGGSAAVLAGLVIGFFTGLSSGATVIISQYFGAKDERNLHSSLHTAYAFSIILSIIFAAAGWLLTPWLLRITNTPADVLADSVIYLRIYFLGMPAMLIYNIGSSIMRAVGDSRRPLIYLIICCFLNIVLDIVTVLFFHMGIAGAAIATVIAQTVSAVLVTLALTKNYDILKLKLRCIRIDFVKLKAEFRIGLPGGLQSCMYSISNIIIQTAVNQFGTDTAAAWAAFGKLDALFWTICGAFGIAITTFSGQNYGARLYKRVYRSVRICLGMAFGICGILLTFLVIFCRPLYHIFTTDANVIEIGVYMLVYILPSYIVYVFLEILSGALRGMGDVLIPTLIILSGICFVRLPWILIVTPLRHEISTILLSYPMTWCASLLLLAPYYLYRKRQLLK is encoded by the coding sequence ATGAAAAACGAAACCAAAAATCAAATCACAGAGGGCATCATCTGGCGGCAGCTTTTGGTGTTCTTTTTCCCGATTGTGGTCGGAACTTTATTTCAGCAGCTTTATAATACGGTAGACGCCATTATTGTGGGGCGTTTTGTGGGGAAACAGGCCCTGGCCAGCGTGGGCGGCTCGGCGGCGGTACTTGCCGGACTGGTGATCGGCTTTTTTACAGGACTTTCTTCCGGTGCGACCGTTATCATTTCCCAGTATTTCGGAGCAAAGGACGAGAGGAATTTACATAGCAGCCTTCACACGGCTTATGCATTTTCCATCATTTTAAGTATCATTTTTGCGGCGGCAGGCTGGCTTTTGACTCCCTGGCTTTTGCGGATCACCAATACTCCGGCCGATGTACTGGCTGATTCAGTCATTTATCTCAGAATCTATTTTCTGGGAATGCCCGCCATGCTGATCTATAACATCGGCTCCAGTATCATGCGGGCAGTCGGAGATTCCCGCCGGCCGCTGATCTACCTGATCATATGCTGCTTTTTAAATATTGTCCTTGATATCGTCACCGTGCTTTTCTTCCACATGGGCATTGCCGGGGCTGCGATCGCTACCGTGATTGCCCAGACAGTCAGCGCTGTCCTGGTCACCCTTGCCCTGACGAAGAACTATGATATTCTGAAATTAAAACTGCGCTGCATCCGCATAGACTTTGTGAAATTGAAGGCGGAATTCCGCATCGGACTTCCCGGCGGGCTTCAGTCATGTATGTACAGTATTTCGAACATTATTATCCAGACGGCAGTCAATCAGTTCGGAACCGACACGGCCGCCGCGTGGGCAGCTTTTGGAAAATTGGACGCGCTGTTCTGGACCATCTGCGGGGCCTTCGGCATCGCGATCACCACATTTTCCGGGCAGAATTACGGTGCCAGACTCTACAAGAGGGTGTACCGCAGTGTTCGAATCTGTCTGGGGATGGCCTTTGGTATTTGCGGCATTTTATTGACTTTTCTTGTCATTTTCTGCCGCCCTTTATACCACATTTTTACTACCGATGCAAATGTCATAGAAATCGGAGTTTATATGCTGGTCTATATTCTGCCCAGTTATATTGTATACGTATTTTTGGAAATTTTGTCGGGTGCCCTACGGGGTATGGGAGATGTGCTGATTCCGACTTTGATTATCTTAAGTGGGATTTGCTTCGTGCGCCTTCCGTGGATTCTGATTGTCACACCGTTGCGGCATGAGATTTCTACGATTTTGCTCAGTTATCCTATGACCTGGTGCGCTTCTCTTTTGTTGCTGGCACCGTATTATCTGTATAGAAAGAGACAGTTATTAAAATAG